The genomic DNA CATCCTCAATAAGGAAGTTCAGCCGGGCGATGTTGTGGTCATCCGCTACGAAGGCCCTTCCGGTGGCCCGGGCATGCAGGAAATGCTCCACCCGACGTCCTTCCTCAAAGGCGCCGGCTTGGGCAAGGCATGCGCCTTGATTACCGACGGCCGCTTTTCCGGCGGCACCTCCGGCCTTTCCATCGGCCACATCTCCCCCGAGGCGGCCCACCAGGGCCTTATCGGGCTCATCGAAAACGGCGACACCATCACCATCGACATCCACGAGCGCCAACTCACCCTGGATGTGGACGAGGACGTGCTGGAGCGCCGCCGCGCCGCCCAGGAACAGCGCGAGCAACCGTGGACTCCGGTGAACCGCAACCGCCCCATCACCAAGGCACTGCGCGCGTATGCAGCCATGGCCACCTCTGCCGATCGCGGCGCGGTGCGCGTTGTCGATGGCCATGTGAATTAGACAGTATTAACTGCTAAATCCCTGTGAGCCTCGGTGGGGTGCACGCCCGTTTACCTGCAGATCGCATAAAGTGTACTGCGATGAAACTCGCGCGCACCCCATTTTTCCGTTTTGCCTTAGCTCTGCTGGGCCTCATTTTTGGCGCCTGGAAGATTGTTCAAGACACCCGCATCACGGACTTTCCCATTGACATGGTGGTCTACCGCGAGGGCGTCAAGGCCTTCCTTGAGCATCGCTCCGTCTACAGCGAACCCATGTTGGCCGGGGATATTGAACTTCCCTTCATTTATCCGCCCTTTGGCGCGCTCGTCATGGTTCCGCTTACGGCTTTCGACGGCATCGACCACGATATGGCGGGCGACATCATGGTCGTCCTGTCCGATTTACTCCTGCTCGCCTGCCTCTACTTTGTCTTCAAGGCGGTGCTTAAGAAGCCGGATTTTCTCTTGCCAATTACCGCCATTACTTGGACCATTGCCTTGCGCTTCGAACCGGTTGACCTCAACAATGGTTTTGCACAGATCAATATCGTGGTGATGGCGCTGGTTATCCTCGACCTCGTTCCGCGCAAGCGCTTCTTGCCCCAAGGTATCTTGATTGGCTTGGCCGCCGCTATCAAAATTACCCCACTGGCGATGCTGCTCTACTTCCTCGTGCGCAAGGAATGGAAGCAGATTGCCACGGCTTTCCTTTCCGCAGTCGCTGCCACTCTCCTCGCCGCAGCCTTCCGTTGGGACGCATTCGTAGAGTTCTTCAGCTCTAAATTGCTCGATATGGGCTCTGGCGGCGACTTCGGCGTGGGCACTGATTACCAGTCCAATAGCTCTATCAAGGGTGCCATTCAGCGCATGTATTCTTCTTCCGGGGCCATGGACGCCAATGGGCTGGCCATCAATATCGCGTGGATCGCCGCCTCCCTCCTGGTTATTGCATTCGCGGCGTGGCTTATCAAGCGACTGTGCGAGGAGCACTTGCTTGTCGACGCCCAAATGGTCACCGCCCTCACCCTCCTCCTCATCTCCCCCGTTTCTTGGTCGCACCACTGGGTCTGGCTCACGCTCATCATCCCAGTCTTCCTTTACCGTGCTTTGAGCTGGCTTTCTACTGGGTGGGCCGCGGGCAGCCTCCTGACCATCCTCGTAGCCTGGGCAGCCATGCTGCTGACAGTTCCACCTAAGTGGTGGTGGGGCGATCAAGTCGATGTCCACGCCATGGAGCGCTACCAGAAGTTCTGGGTGGATGACTTTGTGTGGCTAACCATACTGACCGTCGCACTTTTCGCAGCCGCTTTCTATGCCTCCCAGCGCAATAACCGGAACGCTAAAACCGCTACTCCTGCCCCGCTAGCGTCTTAAGCGCTGCAAGGTGCGAATCGAATGCGGCCTTACCTTTAGCCGTGAGCATCACCCACACCGTGTCCTTGCCTCGCGAGGATCCATACTCACGAAAGCGACTGACATACCCCTCTTTTTCCAGTGCGCTTAACTGCTTAGACAGCGTAGCATCGGATTGATTCACCTTGTCTCGAATCGCGGCAAAGCGCATCTCTTTGTTGATGGCGCCTTCCACTGCGCCAGCCGCGTTGAGCACCGCACAAATCTTAAACCGATTAAGCGGGTGGATTATCGGATCAAGCTCACTCATCGTCGCTTGCCCGCTTATTACTCTCGTGGTCTCGCGTGGACAGATCCATCGCACCAGAATTGAGAACCCAAAACACGCCCAAGCCCCACAACGTGAATGCTACGGCCGTAATTACCATGTGTCCTTCGAGAAAGGTCTGGAAAAACGTAGGGATAAAAATCAGAATGATTCCGAAATAGTACTTCTTATCCGGCTCCGGCTGGTTGAATGGATCCTGCCTATAGCTCGGACGCACATCACTCTGATGGGCACCAACCCACATGATTGCTCCAAGACCAAACACCACGAAGCCGAGGAACACCCACCACGGCATGCCATTCCCCCATTGGCTCAAGATAAACCAAAGTACTGCCAGCGCTGCAGCAAACAAGGCATTAAGCACAGTCTTCCGCTTGTCGCTTTGATCCTTTTCCACTTCTTCATTGAAGGTCAGTGCCTCGTGCACACTTTCGTCCATGATCACCGTTCCTTTCGTCCTCGACCTTTCGTTGTTTTCCACTTTAGAAAGTATCATACTTTCCACCCTGGAAAGCAAGGGGAAAAGAAAATCCGCCGCTATTGCGACGGACAATCTATAAGGGCCTAATTCAGCGGATTAACCCCTGCGCCGAAGAACCAGAGTGCGGCGAGGATGGCGATGCCGATGAGAACAAAGGCCCAGGAAGTACCCAGTGGGCGGCGTGCCCACGAGCGCTTGAAGTCTAGGGAGATAAAGCCTGGGCCAGTAAACTGCAGGCCCACTGCGATGACAAAGAGGACCAAGGAAAGCCATACGGATTCCGGCCAGCTAAAGACGTCCAGGCCGGCATCGGTCTGAGCTAGCTCGTGGACGGCAGTAAAGCCGGTCACTACCAGGCCAATCATGGCCGCCAGCGGCGTGATGAGGCCGAGCAGCAAGAACACACCAGCGATAAGCTGCATGGTCGGCACCGCAATGGACAGTGCGGTATCCCAGGCATAGTTAGCAAAGTCGCCCTCTAGACCGGACAAGCCCTGGCTATCACCGAGCTCGAAAAAGGTTTTTGCACCGGCAATGATCAGGTAGGCGCTCAGTGCGATGCGAATGAATAGCAGACCGAAGTCGATGGTGCCGCGGCGACCGTAGCGTTGATAGCCTTCCTTTTCTTCTTGTTCCGCCTGCAGTCGAGCCTCGCGCTCCTCTGCGGTTTCAGTGCTGAGGGCGCTGTCCGCGGGGGCGTCGGCAGTAGCAAGTGCCGTCTCCTGCTCCACGCTGGCCGACGTGGTGGACTCCGGTTGCGCGAAGGCTACGGTCTCCTCGCCGCCGCCACTTTGCTGACGCGCGGCCTCATTCGCACTGGAGTAGGACAGTACCTCGGTTTCCGGGTGGTCCTGCTGCGCCTGGGACGGCTTGATCTCCTGCGGCTCAGCGCGGCCGGCGCGCTCGAAGAGGCCAGGCTTCGACTTTCCCTGGCCGGAGACAGAATCCTTACTAGCGGGCTTCGCGTTGTAGGTAGGGACGTCCATATCCTCATCAAACGGGGTGGCTTTATCCGGTTGCTGCTTATCGCTCATAGCTCCAACTTAGGGGACGTGCCTGCACTTTTGTGGTACCCACCACGGCGCGCCGCGCGAGCACGCGTACTACGTCACCACTAGATCGGCCGCAGCCTCGATTACCGAACGCGTAAGTTCGCTCAAAACCTCTGACTCCAAGCGCCAACGCTGCCAATAAAGGTCAATATCGAGCGGGGAGTCGTCGAGAAGCACCAGCTCTTTTGCCGCCAATAGGGGCAGCGCTTGGGCTTGCGGCAACAATCCCCAGCCCAAGCCGACGCGAACGGCCTCTAGGTACCCCTCGGAAGATGGAATTTGCGAAACCCGGGCGCGCACCACGGCAGAATCAATAAACCGCTCGCGCATCGCATCATCCAGAACTTGATCGTTGGGCCCATAGCCCACAAGGGGCATCGTTTCCCACGTCAGGCTGCCACTATGGAAGCTTTCTGCGATAGGAGGCGCCGCCACCGGGAAATAGCGCATCGTGCCTAGGAAGCTAGACTCACAGCCGGAGACCGGCGTAGCCTCCCTCGTCACCGCGCCGAGTACATCTCCGCGCCGCAGCATCGCCAGCGTGCGCGCTTCATCCTCAATCCGGATGCGCAGCGCGACGTCGCCCCGCCGCGCGGTATCGCTGAGCACCTTCCTAAACCACGTCGCGAGCGAGTCCGAGTTCACCGCTACTGACAGCGGAACGCGGGCTAGGCGGTGTCCGAGGCGGGCATCCGTTTCTGCCTGTACCAACGCCATGCGGCGTGCGGATTGAACCAGGATCTCCCCCGCTTCCGTGGCGGTTACCGGGGTGGCGCGACGCAGGAGCACTCGCCCAGTGCTCGATTCCAAAGCCTTTATTCGCTGGCTCACCGCCGAGGGCGATATGCCGAGCACAGCGGCAGCAACATCGAAGCTTCCCTCATCCACGATTGCGAGCAAGGTTTCTAGGTGTACCGGGTTCATGAAGCTATTTTAAACCAACTGAAGATTCATTAACTGGACTAATTCAAGCAGGGAATTCACACTAGAAGGCATGTCCATTGTGCTTGCCGGTTTCTTCCTGGGATTATCGCTCATCGTGGCCGTCGGCCCGCAAAATGCCATGCTGCTCAAGTACGGCATCCGCCGCGACCACATTGGCCTCATCATTGCCGTCTGCGCGCTTTCCGACGTCATCCTGATTACCGCCGGCACGGCCGGCGTGGGCTACTTGGTAGAAAAATTCCCCAACGCCCTGCAGGTTCTGAAATATGTTGGCGCCGCTTACCTGGCGTATTTCACCTTTACCTGCTTCCGCGATGCGGTCAAGACCAAAGGCGAGGCCATCGAGGTGGAATCCACACAGCCGAAAGTACCGCAGGAAGTCGCTTCCTTCGATGGCTCTCAGGCACGCAGCACGACCAAGACCGCAACTCGCGTCGAGATCAAGCGCTCCCCTTCGTGGGTTAAGCCGCTATTGACCGCCCTGGCCTTAACGTGGCTTAACCCAGGCGCCTACGTGGACGTAGTGGTCATGCTCGGCAGCATTGCTAATCAATATGGCGAAACGGGGCGCTGGCTTTTCGCCGTGGGTGCAATCTGTGCCAGCTTTTCTTGGTTTCCGTGTATCGGTTTCGGAGCCGCACGCTTTTCCCACGTGTTGTCCCGGCCCACGGTGTGGCGCTGGATCAACCTAAGTATTGGCGTCATCATGATCGGCCTAACACTCAAGTTGCTTCTGCTCTAGGGGGCCGGGCTCGGTAGCGGCCTAGTCGCCGCGAACGCGCGAAGCGGTAGCGCCGGCCCAACGGTTGATTCCGGCGTCGTGGGCAGCGTCATCAATAGCAGCAAGCTCATCCGCGCTGAATTCCAGGTTATCCAGCGCCCCAAGGTTGTGCTCAAGCTGCTCTACCGAAGAAGCACCCAACAGCGCCGAGGTAAGCGTGCGATCACCCTGATCACGCAGCACCCACGAGATAGCCATCTGCGCCAGAGACTGACCACGCTTGCCTGCAATATCGTTGAGCGAACGGATCATGGAAAGGTTCTCCTCATTGATCCAGTCCTTTTCCAAGGTCTTATCCTTGGCTGCGCGGGAGTCTGCGGGAATGCCATCAATATAGCGGTCGGTCAGCATGCCCTGCGCCAGCGGACCGAAACCAATCACGCCCAATCCGCTGCGTCCAGTGACGTCAAGCAGCGACTCCCCGTCTTCCCCGGGCCGCTCAATCCAGCGGTTCAAAATGGAGTAGCTCGGCTGATGAATCAGCAACGGGCAACCTTCATCCTCCATGAATTCCACGGCTTCCGTGGTGAGCTCCGGGCCGTAGGAGGAAATCCCAACGTACAGGGCCTTGCCAGAAGCCACGATATCGCGCAATGCGTACAAGGTCTCTTCCAACGGAGTATCCGGGTCCGGACGATGGTGGTAAAAGATATCCACATAATCCAGGCCCATCCGCTTCAGGGACGCATCCAAGGAACTAACTAGGTACTTGCGAGAACCACCGAAGCCATATGGGGAATCATTCATCACCCACCCGGCCTTGGAAGAAATGATCATTTCATCGCGCAAGGGGCGGAAATCGCGGGCGAAGATGCGGCCAAAGTTGTCCTCGGCGGCACCAGGCTCGGGGCCATAGTTATTGGCCAAATCGAAATGAGTAATCCCCCGGTCATATGCCGCGCGCAAAATTTCGCGCTGCGTAGCCAGGGGACGATCATCGCCGAAGTTCTGCCACAGACCAAGGGAGATGGCCGGCAACTTCAGCCCAGAGTTACCTACTCGGCGGTACTCCATCGAATCATAACGGTCAGATGCGGGTGCATAGATACTCATAGCACCCATTGTCCGCCTAATTCTTGGAATTATCAGCCTGCGGCAGCTCCTTATCTTCCTCAGGGTCTCCGGATGCACCGGTTTCTTCGACCCACTTTTCAATTTCTTCAGGCGTACGGTCGGTTTCTACCGCGTCGCGTTCGGTGTAATAGGAGTAGTCGTGGCGCTTTTCTGCGTACTCCTTTTTGTCAAAGTCCACGTGATCGTCGCCGTCAAGCTCCTCGATGACCTCATCCACCAGCTCATCATAGAGGGCCTCGTTATCCATATTGGAGTCCTCGATGTGCTGGCCAATCTCGTCATCATAACGCTCAGCGTCATAATCCTTGTTGGGGTTCAGCTTCAGGTGCATAAGTGAACGTAGGCGCTCGCGACGCACTGCCTCGTCCTTAATCTGGGCTTGGCTACGGAACCAGGCAAAAACCAAGATTGCCACCATGAGGATGCCCATGTAGCCGATGATTGGGTAGATGTAGTTCATCAAGGTCTTAAAGCCGGCGAAAGAGACCGCGAAACCAGCCAAGCAGCCGATGACGAAGATAACTGGGAAGCGCTTCTCATGGCCGGCGGACAGGCGTTTGCCCAGCGCGTAGAACATACCGATAGCGGTATTGAAGATCATCAGGTAGATGATGACCGCCATGATGGCACCCAATGTCGGGTTAACGCTATCGACGAGGGAAAGCATCGGGATATCGGACCCTTGAGCCTTGTCCGAGTTCATCAGCAAGGAGAAACCTGCAAGGCCCATCATGATGGAGTAAATTACTCCGCCTACGATGCCGCCCCAACCAGCCTCGCGTGGGCTGATATTGTCACCACCGATAACTAGGGACATGGACACAGCGAGCATCAGGGCTAGGCCGTTATAGTTCAGTGCGGAAATCAGCCAGTTACCAATCGGAGTATCGATCTGGCTGGAGGCATCCATGGCAGCGCCAATGTCATCTGGCATATTGAGGGCGGTGTAGATAGCAATACCAATGACCGCAATGATGATGGTCGGTGTTACAGCACCGATAACCTTGGCTACCTTGTCCACGTCGAACATGCCCACGATAAGCACCAATACCAGCATGAGGGTGGAACCAATCCAGGTCTTCCACCCAAATTGCTGCTGCATATTGGAACCGGCGCCCGCCAACATCACAAAGCCGATGGCGAAAAGGGTAATGACCACCGCCACATCCAGCAATTTAGACACAATGGGGTGGGTGACATTGCGAAAGACCGTATTGTGCTCAGCCGCGTGGAAATAACTTCCCAACTGCAAGAAAACGGTACCCGCAAGGGTCATGATGAGGGCAGCGACGATGAGGCCAGGAATGCCCCAGGTACCAAAAGCGGTGAAGTACTGCACCACTTCTTGGCCTGTGGCAAAACCAGCACCAACGAGCAAGCCCACGAAGGACATAGCAATGGCGATAATGTTTTTAGAAGACACAGTTGCCTAACTTTTCGTAGCGAATATCTCTCGCATACAGGTGCGCGCGGCCCCAGTCCCCCGCCCCCAGCTAGTGGGCCGCACAACACAAATATGCTTTCCTTAAGGAATGGTACGTAAGTAACTCGTTAAACACCTACTGGCACATACCGATATTGTACTAAATCACATTTAAGGAAAACGCCGAAAATGGCCGGGCGACTCAGTCTTCAAAGGTCGCGGTATCAATCACGAAGCGGAACTTTACATCGCCTTGCACCACGCGCTCATAGGCGTCATCAACATCGTTGACGCCGATCTTTTCAATA from Corynebacterium tuberculostearicum includes the following:
- a CDS encoding DoxX family protein; protein product: MSDKQQPDKATPFDEDMDVPTYNAKPASKDSVSGQGKSKPGLFERAGRAEPQEIKPSQAQQDHPETEVLSYSSANEAARQQSGGGEETVAFAQPESTTSASVEQETALATADAPADSALSTETAEEREARLQAEQEEKEGYQRYGRRGTIDFGLLFIRIALSAYLIIAGAKTFFELGDSQGLSGLEGDFANYAWDTALSIAVPTMQLIAGVFLLLGLITPLAAMIGLVVTGFTAVHELAQTDAGLDVFSWPESVWLSLVLFVIAVGLQFTGPGFISLDFKRSWARRPLGTSWAFVLIGIAILAALWFFGAGVNPLN
- a CDS encoding transcriptional regulator codes for the protein MSELDPIIHPLNRFKICAVLNAAGAVEGAINKEMRFAAIRDKVNQSDATLSKQLSALEKEGYVSRFREYGSSRGKDTVWVMLTAKGKAAFDSHLAALKTLAGQE
- a CDS encoding LysE/ArgO family amino acid transporter — its product is MSIVLAGFFLGLSLIVAVGPQNAMLLKYGIRRDHIGLIIAVCALSDVILITAGTAGVGYLVEKFPNALQVLKYVGAAYLAYFTFTCFRDAVKTKGEAIEVESTQPKVPQEVASFDGSQARSTTKTATRVEIKRSPSWVKPLLTALALTWLNPGAYVDVVVMLGSIANQYGETGRWLFAVGAICASFSWFPCIGFGAARFSHVLSRPTVWRWINLSIGVIMIGLTLKLLLL
- a CDS encoding glycosyltransferase family 87 protein; its protein translation is MKLARTPFFRFALALLGLIFGAWKIVQDTRITDFPIDMVVYREGVKAFLEHRSVYSEPMLAGDIELPFIYPPFGALVMVPLTAFDGIDHDMAGDIMVVLSDLLLLACLYFVFKAVLKKPDFLLPITAITWTIALRFEPVDLNNGFAQINIVVMALVILDLVPRKRFLPQGILIGLAAAIKITPLAMLLYFLVRKEWKQIATAFLSAVAATLLAAAFRWDAFVEFFSSKLLDMGSGGDFGVGTDYQSNSSIKGAIQRMYSSSGAMDANGLAINIAWIAASLLVIAFAAWLIKRLCEEHLLVDAQMVTALTLLLISPVSWSHHWVWLTLIIPVFLYRALSWLSTGWAAGSLLTILVAWAAMLLTVPPKWWWGDQVDVHAMERYQKFWVDDFVWLTILTVALFAAAFYASQRNNRNAKTATPAPLAS
- a CDS encoding LysR family transcriptional regulator ArgP, with protein sequence MNPVHLETLLAIVDEGSFDVAAAVLGISPSAVSQRIKALESSTGRVLLRRATPVTATEAGEILVQSARRMALVQAETDARLGHRLARVPLSVAVNSDSLATWFRKVLSDTARRGDVALRIRIEDEARTLAMLRRGDVLGAVTREATPVSGCESSFLGTMRYFPVAAPPIAESFHSGSLTWETMPLVGYGPNDQVLDDAMRERFIDSAVVRARVSQIPSSEGYLEAVRVGLGWGLLPQAQALPLLAAKELVLLDDSPLDIDLYWQRWRLESEVLSELTRSVIEAAADLVVT
- a CDS encoding aldo/keto reductase yields the protein MSIYAPASDRYDSMEYRRVGNSGLKLPAISLGLWQNFGDDRPLATQREILRAAYDRGITHFDLANNYGPEPGAAEDNFGRIFARDFRPLRDEMIISSKAGWVMNDSPYGFGGSRKYLVSSLDASLKRMGLDYVDIFYHHRPDPDTPLEETLYALRDIVASGKALYVGISSYGPELTTEAVEFMEDEGCPLLIHQPSYSILNRWIERPGEDGESLLDVTGRSGLGVIGFGPLAQGMLTDRYIDGIPADSRAAKDKTLEKDWINEENLSMIRSLNDIAGKRGQSLAQMAISWVLRDQGDRTLTSALLGASSVEQLEHNLGALDNLEFSADELAAIDDAAHDAGINRWAGATASRVRGD
- a CDS encoding YkvI family membrane protein, which codes for MSSKNIIAIAMSFVGLLVGAGFATGQEVVQYFTAFGTWGIPGLIVAALIMTLAGTVFLQLGSYFHAAEHNTVFRNVTHPIVSKLLDVAVVITLFAIGFVMLAGAGSNMQQQFGWKTWIGSTLMLVLVLIVGMFDVDKVAKVIGAVTPTIIIAVIGIAIYTALNMPDDIGAAMDASSQIDTPIGNWLISALNYNGLALMLAVSMSLVIGGDNISPREAGWGGIVGGVIYSIMMGLAGFSLLMNSDKAQGSDIPMLSLVDSVNPTLGAIMAVIIYLMIFNTAIGMFYALGKRLSAGHEKRFPVIFVIGCLAGFAVSFAGFKTLMNYIYPIIGYMGILMVAILVFAWFRSQAQIKDEAVRRERLRSLMHLKLNPNKDYDAERYDDEIGQHIEDSNMDNEALYDELVDEVIEELDGDDHVDFDKKEYAEKRHDYSYYTERDAVETDRTPEEIEKWVEETGASGDPEEDKELPQADNSKN